Below is a window of Quercus robur chromosome 6, dhQueRobu3.1, whole genome shotgun sequence DNA.
gattatttttcaactcatttaaggttgataccaaacataggaaaatgagatagttttatagaaattatttttttggaaaataactaattttctaaaaaatatcattGTTGAAACAAATAGAGCGTCAAGAATTGTGATGTTACAAGAGCAGGAATATAAGACCTGTGAGCTGTGACATATCAAGGGTCAAGTCTCACAACATCTCATTTTCAGTAAATTAGCATACAAAAGACAGTAGGGagtaacaaaaagttattttagtttaataccaaacaaataaaccaaaagtaaTTGTGACTTGGTAAGAATCagaaaatagctaaaatttgTACCAATTTTAGCTTGTAGACAATGTTTACACTCTCATGTGGTTGGAAGTATCAAAATGAAGAATGTGAAGGATCATAACACAGTAACCTTAGTGATGTCCACAATGtgatttagaaaattgaaatatggaGTTGAATCAGAACAATTTGACTGTAGTATCTACAAACAGAATTATAATGGCCACATGAAATAAGTACTACATTTTgtcttcaattttttcttaagCTGGATGTATGACTGTTTTGTCATGATTAATGATGAAAAATGGAGCTGAATATTCATAAAAGAGTAATTctacagacacaaactattttacaacattttaacaAAATGTTAATGTAGTcaacctcttattggttttcatctagtcttactattaatatcatttttttttatttactaataatcattcaccacatcagcagtttgtaaatttttttataaaataatttatatctctagcattattctccGTAAAAAGAAGTTGAAGTTAGCTTCAACTATATTTATGACTATATAATCCATGACCCCTCATAAATAAAACTCCTGTGGAGGCTATACCAATACAACTgctgcattaaaaaaaaaaaaagacaaatataaAATGGAAAATTACAAAGGCATTACCTATCTACAGAAAATGCAGTGGAAATCATTATCAGTTGCCGCTTAAAAGTGAAGTGGGAGAAATTTGTACAAGTAATCAGGCATTAGTATACTTCCACATTCCATTGCTCTGCTCTCTTCAACTGCTTTTTGTAGTCCGCCCAATCAATGCCTGAAAAATGTATCAAACACAAGATTGAAGGCATGAAAGGTAAAAATTGTCTATCTAGTCTAGCCAAAGTTTGATCTGCTACTTACCATCTCTAGCAGCCAATGAAACCATTATGTCATCAATTCCCTTTTCCATCCCCTTCAGCCCACACATGTAGACAAAGGTGTTATCCTTCTTAAGCAATTGCCATAGCTCTTCTGCATACTGAGCCATTCGGGTTTGGATGTACATCTTCTCacctttctcatttttttgctCTCTACTCACAGCAAAGTCAAGTCTAAAATTTTCGGGGGCCTTCTCCTTCATTTTCTCAAATTCCTGTCTCATACAACAGGAGAATTTTCAGTGTGTATTTCAAAACATAGGCaaaaaggtttttgatgagTGAGGAAACTCTAGTCCATCTCACCTCCTTATAAAGCAGTGAGCTACTTGTGGGGACACCCAAGAAGAGCCACGCCAAACCATTGAACTACACAACATGTCAAAAAGATGAATCAATCATCAGCTGATGCATAGACAAGAATTCACCACTATAggtatttttttcaattgtgaCAGAAGGGATGTTTATGATGAATGGTTTCTAATTTCCAAGCAGCACAGAAAGAAGTTCCTGATGAATCATGGgctttttataagtaaaattaACAAAACGCAGCATTTGCAATTGATGCTGAAAGCACCATTGAAACTGCATCCTAGTGATTGTATTTGTATGTGACAACTATATTACTCTTCTCTTCGAGGATTGATGATGGCTTCAGTCCAATTATTATATCAGCCTCCATGAGAGTTACCACATGTTATAACTCTTTCCATTTTCCCAAGTCCCACCTTTTTAATGCTTTACTGGGCTGAACTCTAGACCTTTAACGCAAGGCTACAAGGCCATTGATACTGTTTTGAAACTTCAATGAGAGAAATTTCATCATCACGTGGTTCATGTTAGTTTCTCATCAAGGGTTTATCAAAACAAGATTGATTGCATTTTATCTACCTTGTAGTCATCATGCTTCTCAAAGAacattttccacaaaaatgagcGGAAAGGAGCAATTCCAGTTCCGGTTGCAAGCTGCAACAAATGAATTCAAAATTACCAACGCATAGAAATCAACTAACTGAAAAATTCAGAATCAATTTATGGAGTATTCATTAAATTTCTTGACATTGTACTTGCTTAAGATAACAAACCAAAATATACCATGATGATGGTAGCATTGGGATCTTTTGGCATAAGCATTTCTTTTCCAACAGGTCCTGTCATTTTCACTTCAGCTCCAGCTTTCAAGTCACCTGAAAcgcaaacatttaaaaaaacaagGGTACTAAGGTATCTTGCTTAATTTGGTGTTACCGTTTTTGGTTACCTCAAATTGTTTCTCATAAAATTTGCTCAAAACCAAAAAGATGGACAATGTTTCATTAGAATTTGGTAGACAAAGAACGGAATAATTTCATAGATCTATAGTTCTGCATCCTTACACAAGAAATTTGAGCATACTCCTTTAACAATTTCTCCCGCATCATTGGTGTACACTAGCCGTTTCACACACAGAGAAACCTGTATTAAGGTAACAGGTCAGACAACCAAATGAATTGAAATCAAAGACTAGCTATGGAAATAAAAAACCGTTGAGATGTAGATAATACTGACTTGACAAAAGAACTCAAAACCCATTATAAAATCATGTAATTATAAACTTCAACTCTCACAACAAATATGgttcattttaataaaaaaaactcactgTTTTGGAGTCTCCAAAGTCACCAATGGCACTGCTGGCAATTGAGTATAACCTCAGCTTGTGAGGCTTGCCATTTTTGTCAATACCATCTGGAATTACCCCAACTGATTGCCCTTCTCTGTATGGGATCTCCCCTAAGCCAACCAATCAACCAGTTAGCTCAAAATGATCAATTTCTTTATCAACcacatttcaaaataattaatatgttaaagacgaatttgttatattgttagTGTTCATGCTTATCCCAGAAACTTAGAAGATAATAGGAGCTGATgtgctttttcctttttattcttGCTGAAGAGGGACTGCTGTGCTATTGTAAGTCCATTGATACATTTGCAACTTTCATATTAAGGTTCATTAATGGTCAGAAAACATTAAGAAGCACATAAAAGCCCACAAATAAAATCAAGGTAATATAAACTATATGTTGAAGAGTTAACAAAGTCATTTTTTAAGATGCTAAGTGTATTGATCAAaagaaaagcgctagccacgtCCTTGTATTTGTTTATAAAGTATTAACCTAGTGTATGCCTGATGCGGGACTTAGAATACACACTCTCAATCAATACCCAATCAAATTGGGCATACATTGAGGGAGCATAGGAGTTCATACCCTCAGTGCTGAAGACCATGTGCCAAGTTTCTCCAGGAGCATCATCAccagtaatcttagtgttaagtAGGCATCTTCCAGTGTATGGATTTTTCGGTTTGTACTTGTTCACAACCACGCCTTCCTCCATTTTCTTGGATTCCTTGGCAACCTTTGCAGGAGCCTCTGTGGTGACCTGGGCTCTGATCGAAACCACTCTTCCACCAACAGAAACATCTCTGTACTGCAAAGGAACCTGAGAAACCAAAAACCATGTCACAAACTCCAAGCAAAACAATCACAGTGCAAAAGCTAGACAAAGACAACCGACTACCTTCTTGAAGGAAATTCTTTCTGGTGAGATTATAGAGGTTCTGGAGGACAGAGAAGATGACTTGGATGATGGAAAAGAGCCCGTGGCAGTTACTGCAGTAGCCATGACTGCAATGCTAGTTGATAAAGCAGAGCAAGAGCAAGAAAGTGTGATGGTTTTATGGGGTTGCGAGGAGTTGGTGAAGAAGTATGAAAACGAGAGGGTATGATCTCTTTCGTTTGCAGTGGATTATGAGATTTGAGTGGAGGAGAATTTAAGGCCAATGCAGTGGCAGATGTGAGGATAAGTTTATGTGTAATGTATGACTGTCCTCACTACCATTTGTAGTCTTGTGGTCCATATGGCCACTATCTTCgttgatttttttggtttacaccACGCAATAAGGGTACGTTGATGGGCTAACAAGATTATATCTTGTTACACACtccaataaaattatattttaaaaacacgattttgttaaaattgtgaAACGGTGACAATTCTAATTGAAATAGTGTTTGAccgtatttttttttcaaagaaatattgtcacatcatttaaaattttcatactcTCAAAGGCACACTAAATCATTAAGAGATTCTTAAATGCATGTTACTTTAAAAATATCCCTTAACCATTAAGTTGTTCTTTCCACCATCCACCTAAGTTAATTCTGATTGCAAAACTTGGTCTTAACACTGTTGTTCACgaattcaaagttcaaactacaCCAATGATGGGTATTTTATAGACACTCACTTAGCAATCCTCATTTAGCTCTATGCTATGAGCAAAAACTGTCATTTTATGACAAGAATTGTGAGGGATTTTCACAATTCACTCCAATACCAATGGGCTTGGTTTGCGATCGAATactataaaagatttgtgccccctcatccttcaccaattgatgacttgcataattgagtgtaatttatcacttctcaactttaaactttagtctaattttatttattttgttgattttagactttatttttgttatttaaattttattccagatttgaagaaaataaagatttactcaaataaaaGAGATGTGAAGCAGCTAGAGAGAATATTGGGTCTTGGATAAACGGAACCAAAGGAAGATTTCTTTATGGCCTTAGAAGTTGGCAAGGAACAGAGAAGGAGGCACgcacaaaagaaaagaggggcTAAACTAAAAGGGCAAcacattaaaagaaagaaaagaggcgctgaaaaggaagaaaagaaggaggTGCTGAACCACAAACAAGGAGAGatttttgggctgaaaaagtaTCTTGGGTTGAAAAATGTTTTGGGTTGAAAAAGTATTTTGGGCTGAAAAAAGGGCAACAcgtcaaaagaaaagaaaaagtgagggctgaaaaaaaaaaaaaaaaaaaaaaggacgcTGAAGCAGAAAGAAAAGCGtcgaaacaaagaaaaaaaagggccGCTAAAGCAGAAAGAAAAGCGCcgaaactgaaaagaaaaagaggtgcTGAAGCAGAAAAGGGGGCTGAAGCAAAAAAGACACGGAAAAACAAGAGAGGGGACGCTGAAACTGGTAGAGGCTGAAGGAGATTCTTTTGCGttcattttttccttcaaatcttctcagaaaaattatggtgaattcgtttatgttgaatttaatttttagcatgaactaaattttctttattctaggaaaacgatgtaatctagttccgaactatgcttgcttttctatgttaatttgaacaaattcTCTTCATGTCTGTCTGATTTATTCTAAGcttattgcttctaattaactggccattaattagataattttgATCTTGTGATTTGCTGTCGAAAGAGGGAATTATAGgatagatcttgaatatttcagcataggtaaatatagagatcgaaagacttgtatgaacctatgtagtattaaaatcgttggtcttaatgctttcttgctttattaaattgcatactATTGTGTAAATTGATGAACAAGAATGTTTCCAATTGACTGTCGAAAGAGGCTTTTGGAAGAGTTTGGAGATTGCTAACAAACagagagaattaaattcaattagctagatgagtaaagcatagtgaggtattaggtgaaatcgatttcctaaaagtttctttttcattaagttgattttcaagcaacatctttcttttcctttgcgtatcttttatttaaattgattttattttgaattccaattacaaaaaccttagtgacttctctagataaaattgagattagcataattttggtatttgtcaaaagtaagttATCAATCCCTGAGGATGATACTCTTCTCATcattttactataaaactacAATACTGTGCACTTGCAGTTTTGTTTCGATCAAATTTTTGGC
It encodes the following:
- the LOC126733206 gene encoding ferredoxin--NADP reductase, leaf isozyme, chloroplastic, with product MATAVTATGSFPSSKSSSLSSRTSIISPERISFKKVPLQYRDVSVGGRVVSIRAQVTTEAPAKVAKESKKMEEGVVVNKYKPKNPYTGRCLLNTKITGDDAPGETWHMVFSTEGEIPYREGQSVGVIPDGIDKNGKPHKLRLYSIASSAIGDFGDSKTVSLCVKRLVYTNDAGEIVKGVCSNFLCDLKAGAEVKMTGPVGKEMLMPKDPNATIIMLATGTGIAPFRSFLWKMFFEKHDDYKFNGLAWLFLGVPTSSSLLYKEEFEKMKEKAPENFRLDFAVSREQKNEKGEKMYIQTRMAQYAEELWQLLKKDNTFVYMCGLKGMEKGIDDIMVSLAARDGIDWADYKKQLKRAEQWNVEVY